GTCACCTTTACCGCGTTCTCCCATGCCAATGCGACGCCCAGCCTGGACGGGTCGCCCATAGACAAAGTGCTGGTGATCAAGTCGGAGCGCAAACTCCATCTGGTCAGCGCAGGCCAGACACTCAAGAGCTATCGCGTTTCGCTGGGCAAACAACCCAACGGCGCAAAGCTGCGCGAAGGCGACAAGCGCACGCCGGAAGGCTTCTACTGGATCGACTGGCGCAAGACCAGCGACAAGTACAACCTGTCGATGCACATCTCCTACCCCAACGCCCGCGATCTGGCCCGTGCGCAACAGGAAGGCGTAGCGCCAGGGAGCATGATCATGCTTCACGGCACGCCGCTGGATGAGGAGTATCCGGAGTGGTTCTTCCACACCCTCGACTGGACCGAGGGCTGCATCGCGCTGAGCAACCGCGACATGCGCGAAATCTGGACACTGGTGAAAGATGGCACGCTGATCGAGATCCGCCCGTAAGGCCAGATGCCGGCCCGCGCCGCCTGACCGCCGCAACCGTCAAGACAGGCAGGCATGCGGAGCAACTGGCTAGAACTGCATGTCGGACAAACGCCAGACGTCGAACGCTGGCGTTTCATAGGGATGGGCTTTCTTCATTGCCTTCACGCTGTCGTGAATCAGCTCGTCCGCCACAACCATTTCGACCTTCCACTCGGGAACGTGCTGTACCTGCCCGGTTTGCCCGATAAATGGCTGGCTCCCCTCCAGCGGCCGGTACTGCCCCTGCCCCTGCACCTGCCAGCAGCAACTGTCATATGCGCCGATGCGGCCAGCGCCCGCGGCGAACACTGCTTTCTTGACCGCTTCCAGATGACTGTCTGGAACATAGAAACACAGCTTGTACATCGACCTCTCCGTGCAGATGAGCCCGACCTCGACTGGCCGAACGAACTGGCATTCTGCCATCCGTGTGCGCGACGAATAGTGCGTCGCGTCATAGCTCAGACGACGCTTTGCGCTGCCGGTTCATAGACCTTCGTCACAAATGAAAAAGCCCGCCGATATGCTATCGACGGGCTCTCGGGAGTGGCCAGATTGACCCGGCCGGTCAGTCGACCCAGACCCGCGCGTTACGGAACATGCGCATCCAGCCACCGTCTTCCTGCCACTCGTCAGGGCGCCAGGAGTTGGTCACGGCGCGGAAGACCCGCTCCGGGTGCGGCATCATGATGGTCACGCGGCCGTCGCGGCTGCTGAGACCGGTGATGCCACGCGGCGAGCCGTTCGGATTGGCCGGGTAACGCTCGGTCACCTTGCCGTGGTTATCCACGAAGCGCAGCGCCACAGTGCCGGACAGATCCGCCTGCAGCATGGCCTCCTCGCTCTCGAACTCCGCATGGCCTTCGCCGTGGGCGATGGCGATCGGCAGGCGGGAACCGGCCATGCCCTGCAGGAAGATCGATGGCGAATCCTGCACCTGGACCATCGCCACCCGTGCTTCGAACTGCTCCGAGCGGTTGCGCACGAAGTGCGGCCAGTTCTCGGTGCCCGGGATCAGCTCGTGCAGGTTGCTCATCATCTGGCAGCCGTTGCACACGCCGAGAGCGAAGCTGTCCTTGCGCTCGAAGAAGGCCTGGAAGCCATCCCGAGCACGCGCATTGAACAGAACCGACTTGGCCCAGCCTTCACCGGCGCCGAGCACGTCGCCGTAGGAGAAGCCACCGCAGGCGACCAGCCCCTTGAATTCCTCGAGGCTGACACGCCCGGAAAGGATATCGCTCATGTGCACGTCAACCGCGGCGAAACCGGCACGGTCGAACGCCGCCGCCATCTCCACCTGGCCATTGACGCCTTGCTCGCGCAGCACCGCAATCTGTGGACGAACGCCACGCTTGATGTAGGGCGCAGCGATGTCTTCGTTCACGTCGAAGCTGAGCTTGGCGCTGAGGCCCGGGTTGTCCTCTTCGAGCAGCGCGTCGAATTCCTGATCGGCGCACTCGGCGTTATCGCGCAGACGCTGGATCTGATAGCTGGTTTCTGCCCACTGGCGCTGCAGCAGACGGCGCTCACCGGCGAAGACTTCGTTCTCGCCGTGCCTGATCGACACATGGCCATTGTTGACCGGCTGACCGATGACCGCGACACAGTCACCCAGACCGGCTGCGCTGAACTGCGCCAGCACGATCTCGGTGTCGTCCTGACGCACCTGGATCACCGCACCAAGCTCCTCGTTGAAGAGCATCTGTGCGACATCTGCGGCGCTCTCCAGCAGGCCATCGAGATTCAGATTCAGACCACAGTGGCCGGCAAACGCCATTTCCAGGACTGTGGTCAGCAGACCTCCGTCGGAACGGTCGTGGTAAGCCAGCAGCAGACCATCGGCATTCAGCCCCTGGACCACGGCGAAGAATGCCTGCAGGTCTTCGGCATCATCGACGTCAGGTGCCTGGCGACCGAGCTGACCATAAACCTGCGCAAGAATCGAAGCGCCCATGCGGTTTTGCCCGCGACCCAGGTCGATCAGGATCAGGTCCGTTGCGCCCTTGTCCAGGCGTAGCTGCGGGGTCAGCGTCTGGCGGACATCAGTGACCGGGGCGAAGCCGGAAACGACCAGCGACATCGGCGAGGTCACGTTTTTCTCGGCGCCCTCCTCGCTCCAACGGGTTTTCATCGACATCGAGTCCTTGCCCACCGGAATGGTCAGGCCCAGCTGCGGGCACAGTTCCATGCCGACGGCGCGGACGGTGTCGTACAACCGTGCGTCTTCGCCGGGGTGACCGGCGGCGGCCATCCAGTTGGCGGACAACTTGATGTCGGAGATCTTCTCGATACGCGCCGCTGCCAGGTTGGTCAGCGTTTCGCCAATGGCCATGCGGCCCGACGCCGGGGCATCCAGCAGCGCCAGCGGCGTACGCTCGCCCATCGCCATGGCTTCACCGGTGTAAACATCGTAGCTGGTAGCCGTGACGGCGCAGTCGGCGACAGGGACCTGCCAAGGACCGACCATCTGATCGCGCGCCACCTGGCCGGTGATGCTGCGGTCACCGATGGTGATCAGGAAGCTCTTGCTGGCCACCGCGGGGTGACGCAACACGCGGGTAACAGCTTCGTTCAGATCCACCGCAGACGCATCGAAATCGTCGCCCAGCTCCGCTTCGCGGCTGGCGCTGCGGTGCATGCGCGGCGGCTTGCCGAGCAGCACTTCGAGCGGCATGTCCACCGGAGTGTTGCCGAAATGGCTGTCGGTGACGGTCAGTTGCGGCTCCTCGGTGGCCTCACCGACGACCGCGAACGGGCAGCGCTCACGTTCGCAGATGGCCTGGAAACGCTCGAAATCGGCGGCACTGACGGCCAGCACGTAACGCTCCTGGGACTCGTTGCTCCAGATCTCGTGCGGGGCCATGCCCGGCTCGTCGTTGGGCACGTTGCGCAGTTCGAAGCGGCCACCGCGGCCACCGTCGTTGACCAGTTCCGGGAAGGCGTTGGAGATGCCACCGGCGCCAACGTCATGGATGAAGGCGATGGGGTTCTGGTCGCCCAGCTGCCAGCAGCGGTCGATGACCTCCTGGCAGCGGCGCTCCATTTCCGGGTTCTCGCGCTGCACCGAGGCGAAATCCAGATCGGCCGAGCTGGCACCGGTCGCGACCGAGGAGGCGGCGCCGCCGCCCAGGCCGATCAGCATGGCCGGGCCGCCGAGCACGATCAGCTTGGCGCCAACGGTTATCTCGGCCTTCTGCACATGATCTTCACGGATGTTGCCCATGCCGCCGGCGAGCATGATCGGCTTGTGATATCCACGCACCTCATCGCCGCGCGGCGTGTTGACCAACTGCTCGAAGGTACGGAAGTAACCGGTCAGCGCCGGGCGGCCGAACTCGTTGTTGAACGCGGCGCCGCCCAGCGGGCCTTCGATCATGATGTCCAGCGGCGTGACGATGCGTTCCGGCTTGCCATAGGCCTGTTCCCACGGCTGCTCGAAGCCGGGAATGTTCAGGTTGGAGACGGTGAAACCGGTCAGACCGGCCTTTGGCTTGGCGCCGCGGCCGGTGGCACCCTCGTCGCGAATCTCGCCACCGGAGCCGGTGGAAGCACCGGAGAACGGCGAGATGGCGGTCGGGTGGTTGTGGGTTTCCACCTTCATCAGGATATGCACCGGCTCCTGCACCGCGCCGTACTGGCGGGTCTCAGGATTGGGGAAGAAACGCCCTGCGATGTGGCCGACGATGACCGACGCGTTGTCCTTGTAGGCGGACAGCACGTTCTCGCTGTGCATCTGGTAGGTGTTCTTGATCATGCCGAACAGCGACTTGTCCTGGCTTTCGCCGTCGATGTCCCAGCTGGCGTTGAAGATCTTGTGGCGACAATGCTCGGAGTTGGCCTGCGCGAACATCATCAATTCGATGTCGTGCGGATTGCGCTTGAGGCCCTGGAAGGCGCTGACCAGATAATCGATTTCGTCTTCGGCCAGGGCCAGGCCCAGGTCGGTGTTGGCCTTTTCCAGCGCAGCGCGGCCGCCACCGAGGATGTCTACCGCCGTCAGCGGCTTGGGCTCGGCATGGCTGAACAGGTTGGCGGCTTCTTCGAAGCGAGCGAGCACCATTTGCGTCATGCGGTCGTGCAGCGCCGCGGCAATCAGCTGTGCATCGCTGTCGGAAAACTCGCCCTGCACGTAATAGGCGATGCCCCGCTCCAGCCGCTGAATCTTCTCCAGGCCGCAGTTGTGGGCGATATCGCTGGCCTTGCTCGACCACGGCGAGATGGTGCCGAAGCGCGGTACCACCAGGAACAACCGCCCGGCAGGTTCCTGCACCGGCACACTGGGACCGTACTTCAGCAAGCGGGTCAGTACGTTCTGCTCATCCACGCCGAGCGTGCCGGAAACCTCGGCAAAATGGGCGAACTCGGCATACAGCCCGCTGACAGCGGGGACCTTCTCGGTCAGTTGTGCCAGGAGCTTGCCATGACGGAAGGCGGAAAGAGCGGGAGCGCCGCGCAGGATCAACATCGTCGGAACAGCCTCGGAGGGGGGAGCAGTCGGGGCGCGTATTCTAGCCCATGACGGCGGCCGAGGCTAAGGCTGAACACAGCCAGGCGCCGCGTGCTCCGACGGCGCGCCTGGCCTGGCTTGGATCAGTGCAGGATCTGGCTGAGGAACAGCTTGGTCCTGTCATTGACCGGGTTGGTAAAGAACACCTCTGGCTCGGCCTGTTCGACGATCTCGCCCTTGTCCATGAAAATCACCCGATCCGCCACGGTGCGGGCGAAGCCCATCTCATGGGTCACGCAGAGCATGGTCATGCCGCTTTCGGCGAGGCTGACCATGGTGTCGAGCACCTCCTTTACCATCTCCGGGTCAAGGGCCGAGGTCGGCTCGTCGAACAGCATGATCTTAGGCTTCATGCACAGCGCACGGGCGATCGCCACGCGCTGCTGCTGGCCACCGGAAAGCTGGCCGGGAAACTTGTTGGCCTGCTCCGGAATGCGCACGCGCTCCAGATAATGCATGGCGATTTCCTCGGCCTGCCGTCGCGGCAGCTTGCGCACCCACATCGGCGCCAGGGTGCAGTTCTGCAACACGGTCAGGTGCGGGAACAGGTTGAAGTGCTGGAACACCATACCGACTTCGCTGCGGATCGCCTCGATCTGCTTGAGGTCGCTGGTCAGCTCCACGCCGTTGATGACGATGCGCCCCTGCTGGTGCTCTTCCAGGCGATTGAGGCAGCGAATGGTGGTCGACTTGCCGGAGCCGGAAGGCCCGCACAAGACGATGCGCTCGCCCTGGCGCACGGAGAGGTTGATGTCCTTGAGCACATGGAACTGGCCGAACCATTTGTGCACGCCCTGCATGCGGATGACCGGCTCGCTGCTCTGCTCGGCCTGCGCGTTTGAATCACTCATATATCACTCCTAATGCTTGTGGCCGGTGTCCAGCTTGCGCTCCAGGCGCATCGAATAGCGGGACATGCCGAAACAGAACATCCAGTACACCAGAGCGGCGAACACGTAACCCTCGGTGGACATGCCCAGCCAGGCCGGGTCCGCGGTGGCGCGCTTGATGCTGTTGAGGAAGTCGAACAGGCCGATGATGATCACCAGGCTGGTGTCCTTGAACAGGGCAATGAAGGTGTTGACGATGCCCGGTATCACCAGTTTCAGCGCCTGCGGCAGGATCACCAGCAGCGTGCTGCGCCAATAGCCCAGGCCCATGGCCGCCGCGGCCTCGTACTGCCCCTTGGGGATCGCCTGCAGACCGCCACGCACCACCTCGGCAACGTAGGCGGCCTCGAAGAACACCACCATCAGCATCGCCCGCAGCAGCTTGTCGAGGCTCATGCCTTCGGGCAGGAACAGCGGCAGCATCACCGAGGACATGAACAGCACGGTGATCAACGGCACGCCGCGCCAGAACTCGATGAAGGTCACGCAGAGCACGCGAATCGCCGGCATGTCCGAGCGCCGCCCGAGCGCCAGCAGGATGCCCAGCGGCAACGCACCGGCGATGCCCACCGCAGCGATCACCACCGTCAGCATGAGCCCGCCCCACTGACTGGTCGGCACCGTCTGCAGGCCGAGAAAGCCACCGTGCAGCAGCCAGTAGGCCAGCAGCGGGTAGACCAGCAGATAGCCCAGCCCGTAGCGCAACTTGTGCGGCATCTGTCGCAGGAACAGTGGCGCCGCACCGATGATCGCCAGCCAGGCTGCCGCATCGACGCGCCAGCGCAGCTCCGTGGGGTAGAAGCCATACATGAACTGGCCGAAACGGGTCTGGATGAATACCCAGCAGGCGCCTTCGCGGCTGCAATCGGCGCGGGTTTCACCGGTCCAGTCGGCCTTGAAGATGGCCCACTCGAGCACCGGCGGCACGATCAACCAGAGCAGGTAAAGCCCCGCCAGCGTCAGCAGGGTATTGATCCAGCTGGAAAACAGATTGGCCCGTAGCCAGCCGAGCGCACCGATGCTGATCGTCGGTGGCGGCAGGTCGGGCTTGAAGGTATGAATGGTCATGCGCTCACCGCTCGATCAGCGCAATGCGCTTGTTGTACCAGTTCATCAGCAACGAAATGCTGATGCTGATGGCTAGATAGACGCTCATGGTGATGGCCATGGTTTCGATGGCCTGCCCGGTCTGATTGAGCACCGT
This DNA window, taken from Pseudomonas sp. FeN3W, encodes the following:
- a CDS encoding amino acid ABC transporter ATP-binding protein: MSDSNAQAEQSSEPVIRMQGVHKWFGQFHVLKDINLSVRQGERIVLCGPSGSGKSTTIRCLNRLEEHQQGRIVINGVELTSDLKQIEAIRSEVGMVFQHFNLFPHLTVLQNCTLAPMWVRKLPRRQAEEIAMHYLERVRIPEQANKFPGQLSGGQQQRVAIARALCMKPKIMLFDEPTSALDPEMVKEVLDTMVSLAESGMTMLCVTHEMGFARTVADRVIFMDKGEIVEQAEPEVFFTNPVNDRTKLFLSQILH
- a CDS encoding L,D-transpeptidase family protein, translated to MRWLLALLCVTFTAFSHANATPSLDGSPIDKVLVIKSERKLHLVSAGQTLKSYRVSLGKQPNGAKLREGDKRTPEGFYWIDWRKTSDKYNLSMHISYPNARDLARAQQEGVAPGSMIMLHGTPLDEEYPEWFFHTLDWTEGCIALSNRDMREIWTLVKDGTLIEIRP
- a CDS encoding YqfO family protein, with product MYKLCFYVPDSHLEAVKKAVFAAGAGRIGAYDSCCWQVQGQGQYRPLEGSQPFIGQTGQVQHVPEWKVEMVVADELIHDSVKAMKKAHPYETPAFDVWRLSDMQF
- a CDS encoding amino acid ABC transporter permease; this translates as MTIHTFKPDLPPPTISIGALGWLRANLFSSWINTLLTLAGLYLLWLIVPPVLEWAIFKADWTGETRADCSREGACWVFIQTRFGQFMYGFYPTELRWRVDAAAWLAIIGAAPLFLRQMPHKLRYGLGYLLVYPLLAYWLLHGGFLGLQTVPTSQWGGLMLTVVIAAVGIAGALPLGILLALGRRSDMPAIRVLCVTFIEFWRGVPLITVLFMSSVMLPLFLPEGMSLDKLLRAMLMVVFFEAAYVAEVVRGGLQAIPKGQYEAAAAMGLGYWRSTLLVILPQALKLVIPGIVNTFIALFKDTSLVIIIGLFDFLNSIKRATADPAWLGMSTEGYVFAALVYWMFCFGMSRYSMRLERKLDTGHKH
- the purL gene encoding phosphoribosylformylglycinamidine synthase, which produces MLILRGAPALSAFRHGKLLAQLTEKVPAVSGLYAEFAHFAEVSGTLGVDEQNVLTRLLKYGPSVPVQEPAGRLFLVVPRFGTISPWSSKASDIAHNCGLEKIQRLERGIAYYVQGEFSDSDAQLIAAALHDRMTQMVLARFEEAANLFSHAEPKPLTAVDILGGGRAALEKANTDLGLALAEDEIDYLVSAFQGLKRNPHDIELMMFAQANSEHCRHKIFNASWDIDGESQDKSLFGMIKNTYQMHSENVLSAYKDNASVIVGHIAGRFFPNPETRQYGAVQEPVHILMKVETHNHPTAISPFSGASTGSGGEIRDEGATGRGAKPKAGLTGFTVSNLNIPGFEQPWEQAYGKPERIVTPLDIMIEGPLGGAAFNNEFGRPALTGYFRTFEQLVNTPRGDEVRGYHKPIMLAGGMGNIREDHVQKAEITVGAKLIVLGGPAMLIGLGGGAASSVATGASSADLDFASVQRENPEMERRCQEVIDRCWQLGDQNPIAFIHDVGAGGISNAFPELVNDGGRGGRFELRNVPNDEPGMAPHEIWSNESQERYVLAVSAADFERFQAICERERCPFAVVGEATEEPQLTVTDSHFGNTPVDMPLEVLLGKPPRMHRSASREAELGDDFDASAVDLNEAVTRVLRHPAVASKSFLITIGDRSITGQVARDQMVGPWQVPVADCAVTATSYDVYTGEAMAMGERTPLALLDAPASGRMAIGETLTNLAAARIEKISDIKLSANWMAAAGHPGEDARLYDTVRAVGMELCPQLGLTIPVGKDSMSMKTRWSEEGAEKNVTSPMSLVVSGFAPVTDVRQTLTPQLRLDKGATDLILIDLGRGQNRMGASILAQVYGQLGRQAPDVDDAEDLQAFFAVVQGLNADGLLLAYHDRSDGGLLTTVLEMAFAGHCGLNLNLDGLLESAADVAQMLFNEELGAVIQVRQDDTEIVLAQFSAAGLGDCVAVIGQPVNNGHVSIRHGENEVFAGERRLLQRQWAETSYQIQRLRDNAECADQEFDALLEEDNPGLSAKLSFDVNEDIAAPYIKRGVRPQIAVLREQGVNGQVEMAAAFDRAGFAAVDVHMSDILSGRVSLEEFKGLVACGGFSYGDVLGAGEGWAKSVLFNARARDGFQAFFERKDSFALGVCNGCQMMSNLHELIPGTENWPHFVRNRSEQFEARVAMVQVQDSPSIFLQGMAGSRLPIAIAHGEGHAEFESEEAMLQADLSGTVALRFVDNHGKVTERYPANPNGSPRGITGLSSRDGRVTIMMPHPERVFRAVTNSWRPDEWQEDGGWMRMFRNARVWVD